From Triticum urartu cultivar G1812 chromosome 2, Tu2.1, whole genome shotgun sequence, a single genomic window includes:
- the LOC125541251 gene encoding cytochrome P450 78A5-like, translating to MDLSMATGPEDSLLLLLLPATTLLPPLLAVLLLAASLLWLSPGGPAWALSLCRVPPPGPPGVVTALSSPVAHRVMAALSRSVHGGAALMSFSVGLTRVVVSSRQDTAREILVNPAFGDRPVKDAARHLLFHRAMGFAPSGDAHWRALRRLAAAHLFGPRRVAASAPHRSSIGTRMLGDVASLMARHGEVAPRRFLHAASLNHVMAVVFGKRYDDFTSQEGALVEEMVNEGYDLLGTFNWADHLPFLKWLDLQGVRHRCNRLVRQVEAYVGNIIQEHKARRASGSGIADELSGDFVDVLLGLDGEDKMSESDMVAVLWEMIFRGTDTVAILMEWIMARMVVHPEIQSKARAELDAVVGRGRAVTEDDVARLPYIQCIVKETLRMHPPGPLLSWARLAVHDAHVGGHLVPAGTTAMVNMWAIAHDAAVWPEPEQFRPERFMEEEVSVLGSDLRLAPFGAGRRVCPGKMLALATVHLWLAQLLHRFEWAPATSTSGRVDLSERLKMSLEMATPLVCRAVAR from the exons ATGGATCTTTCCATGGCTACCGGCCCGGAAGACTccctcctcctgctcctcctcccGGCTACCACCCTGCTCCCACCGCTGCTCGCCGTGCTCCTCCTCGCCGCCTCACTCCTGTGGCTCTCACCGGGCGGTCCGGCGTGGGCCTTGTCCCTCTGCCGTGTCCCGCCGCCAGGCCCACCGGGCGTGGTCACCGCGCTCTCCAGCCCCGTGGCGCACCGCGTCATGGCGGCGCTGTCCCGCTCTGTCCATGGCGGTGCGGCATTGATGTCCTTCTCCGTCGGCCTCACCCGCGTCGTCGTGTCGAGCCGGCAAGATACGGCGCGTGAGATACTCGTCAACCCGGCGTTCGGCGACCGCCCCGTGAAGGACGCGGCGCGccaccttctcttccaccgcgcCATGGGCTTCGCCCCGTCGGGCGACGCGCACTGGCGTGCCCTCCGCCGTCTCGCCGCGGCGCACCTCTTCGGCCCGCGCCGCGTGGCGGCCTCCGCACCCCACCGCTCCTCTATTGGGACGCGCATGCTCGGCGACGTCGCCTCCCTCATGGCCCGCCACGGCGAAGTCGCCCCTCGGCGGTTCCTGCACGCGGCGTCCCTAAACCACGTCATGGCCGTCGTCTTCGGCAAGCGCTACGACGACTTCACAAGCCAAGAAGGCGCCCTCGTGGAGGAGATGGTAAACGAAGGGTACGACCTCCTCGGCACGTTCAACTGGGCAGATCACCTGCCATTCCTCAAGTGGCTCGATCTCCAGGGCGTGCGCCACCGGTGCAACAGGTTAGTCCGGCAGGTGGAGGCGTATGTCGGTAACATCATTCAGGAGCACAAGGCGAGGCGCGCCAGCGGGTCAGGCATTGCGGATGAGCTCTCCGGCGACTTCGTCGATGTGCTCCTCGGCCTCGACGGAGAAGACAAGATGTCAGAGTCCGACATGGTCGCCGTTCTTTGG GAGATGATCTTTAGAGGGACGGACACGGTGGCGATCCTGATGGAGTGGATCATGGCGAGGATGGTGGTGCACCCGGAGATCCAGTCGAAGGCCCGGGCGGAGCTGGACGCCGTGGTGGGGCGGGGCAGGGCGGTGACGGAGGACGACGTGGCGAGGCTCCCCTACATCCAGTGCATCGTCAAGGAGACGCTGCGCATGCACCCGCCGGGCCCGCTCCTCTCGTGGGCGCGGTTGGCCGTGCACGACGCGCACGTTGGCGGCCACCTCGTCCCGGCCGGCACGACGGCGATGGTGAACATGTGGGCCATCGCGCACGACGCGGCGGTGTGGCCCGAGCCGGAGCAGTTCCGGCCGGAGCGGTTCATGGAGGAGGAGGTGAGCGTGCTGGGCAGCGACCTCCGGCTGGCCCCGTTCGGCGCCGGGCGGCGCGTGTGCCCCGGCAAGATGCTGGCCCTCGCCACCGTCCACCTCTGGCTGGCGCAGCTGCTGCACCGGTTCGAGTGGGCGCCGGCGACCTCGACCTCGGGGCGCGTCGACCTGTCAGAGCGCCTCAAGATGTCGCTGGAGATGGCCACGCCGCTGGTGTGCAGGGCCGTGGCTCGCTAG